From the genome of Spinacia oleracea cultivar Varoflay chromosome 2, BTI_SOV_V1, whole genome shotgun sequence, one region includes:
- the LOC110800339 gene encoding E3 ubiquitin-protein ligase BRE1-like 1 isoform X1 yields the protein MASTGEPDRKRRHLSSISPTAAAAMAKKPPVTPLSEDKKLDTAVLQFQNQKLSQKLEVQKIEIMSLENKLAQRKERQQTYDKVLAVVDKGWNKLLDDLEARSVDKKGMVSSGGNVHHLGIVEDGSSSSADDVFLKRLKTGSPEPCLATNSLDQMIEDGDKACEKSRNILHNIVTVVDDLWRMKDGLYAAVLTALPEDDSGRRQPSNDMLAKVKNLRSALNDLHLKHKSLASELRKHEDGDFKNKAELSSFRGDLESVIKELEESNHELAAIKAEKDATKGAFFPVLNMANKHISNDRTADKQKEDLQDMESTLKESMALSSSRLQELKHLHEERIEILKKLSNLQGTLKNVKSISCARAFKLVKEELEKSKADVIQYQALFEKLQAEKDKVAWKEKEVVVRTELGDVFRRSLTTVGSRIDDLESEIQRQNDERKRIEAKLEEASREPGRKEIISNFKEFVSSFPEDMSSMQSKLRKYKETAANVHALRAEVQSLSNVLARKAKDLETLSRRSADQDADVQKLQAVVQDLKESDMELKLIVEMYRRESALTRLEGIKISNFLEARDREYKAWAHVHNLKSSLDEHNMEIRVKTAIEAEALSQQRLAAAEAEIADLREKCESSERDKSKFSNALKSKHEENEAYLSEIETIGQAYDDMQNQNQHLLQQITERDDYNIKLVLEGRCSKQTHDLLLTEKQSLQKQIQQCSVSQDFFEMKATRIEDQVKGCSDQIHRHAEDRCQNSISLENIRRRLLDSRKSSQHAKESLDGLQSKVKDGRANLSCLQIELEKERFEKKRVEEELEAVKRKAEHLKAQKEGSVVEKLQQELQEYKEILKCSVCLDRPKEVVITKCFHLLCNPCVQKVIETRHRKCPVCAASFGPNDVKPVYI from the exons ATGGCGAGTACAGGGGAGCCTGACCGAAAACGACGCCATTTGAGCTCTATTTCCCCTACTGCAGCTGCTGCCATGGCCAAGAAGCCGCCTGTCACGCCACTCTCGGAGGACAAGAAG CTTGACACTGCTGTACTTCAGTTCCAAAATCAGAAGCTCTCTCAAAAGCTTGAGGTACAGAAGATAGAAATTATGTCCCTTGAGAATAAATTGGCACAACGTAAAGAGAGGCAACAAACATATGATAAAGTGTTGGCGGTGGTCGATAAAGGCTGGAATAAG CTTCTCGATGACTTGGAGGCCCGATCTGTTGACAAAAAAGGCATGGTTAGCAGTGGAGGAAATGTTCATCATTTAGGTATCGTGGAGG ATGGTTCTTCCTCCTCTGCTGATGATGTATTTTTGAAGCGACTTAAAACAGGCTCACCTGAACCATGCTTAGCTACTAATTCCCTTGATCAGATGATAGAGGATGGGGATAAAGCTTGTGAAAAATCCAGAAATATTCTGCATAATATAGTGACTGTTGTAGATGACTTGTGGCGTATGAAAGATGGATTATATGCCGCCGTATTGACAGCACTTCCAGAGGATG ATTCAGGCAGACGGCAACCGTCCAATGACATGTTAGCAAAAGTTAAGAACTTGCGATCAGCTCTTAACGATCTTCATCTGAAACATAAATCACTTGCAAGTGAACTGCGTAAGCATGAGGATGGTGATTTTAAGAACAAAGCTGAACTGAGTTCTTTTCGAG GGGATCTGGAGAGTGTCATCAAAGAGTTGGAAGAAAGTAACCATGAGTTGGCAGCTATTAAAGCAGAGAAAGACGCAACAAAGGGGGCATTTTTCCCGGTCTTGAACATGGCAAACAAACATATTTCTAATGATAGGACAGCAgacaaacaaaaagaagatcTGCAAGATATGGAATCAACGTTGAAGGAGTCAATG GCTCTGTCATCTTCCCGACTACAAGAACTTAAGCATTTGCATGAGGAAAGGATAGAAATTTTAAAGAAGCTTTCCAATTTGCAG GGAACATTAAAAAATGTGAAGTCTATATCATGTGCAAGAGCCTTTAAGTTAGTGAAGGAAGAACTTGAGAAGTCTAAAGCTGATGTTATCCAGTATCAAGCTTTATTTGAAAAACTTCAG GCCGAGAAAGACAAGGTTGCATGGAAAGAAAAAGAAGTAGTTGTAAGAACTGAATTAGGTGATGTTTTTCGAAGGTCTTTGACCACAGTTGGTTCTAGAATTGATGACCTTGAATCGGAGATACAAAGGCAAAATGATGAAAGAAAGCGGATAGAAGCCAAGCTGGAAGAAGCTTCTAGAGAACCAG GAAGGAAAGaaataatttcaaactttaAGGAGTTTGTTTCTTCATTTCCTGAGGACATGAGCTCTATGCAAAGTAAGCTGCGCAAGTACAAGGAAACAGCGGCGAATGTCCATGCTCTGCGTGCTGAAGTCCAATCCCTCTCCAATGTTCTTGCCAGGAAG GCcaaagatttggagacattatcccGTAGGTCAGCTGATCAAGATGCTGATGTGCAGAAATTACAAGCTGTG GTTCAGGATCTGAAAGAAAGTGATATGGAATTAAAACTTATTGTAGAGATGTACAGACGTGAATCTGCCTTAACAAGGTTGGAAGGAATCAAAATCTC AAATTTCTTAGAGGCGAGGGATAGGGAGTACAAGGCATGGGCCCATGTGCATAACCTGAAGTCTTCTCTTGATGAACACAATATGGAAATACGTGTGAAAACAGCTATTGAAGCAGAGGCTTTATCCCAACAACGTCTAGCTGCCGCGGAAGCTGAAATTGCAGATCTGAGGGAGAAGTGTGAATCTTCTGAAAG GGACAAGTCAAAGTTTTCTAATGCTTTAAAGTCTAAGCATGAAGAGAATGAAGCCTATTTGTCCGAGATCGAG ACTATTGGTCAGGCCTATGATGACATGCAAAACCAAAACCAGCACCTGCTGCAGCAAATTACTGAGAGAGACGACTATAACATCAAG CTGGTACTGGAAGGTCGATGCAGTAAACAGACGCACGATCTTCTACTTACGGAGAAACAAAGTTTGCAGAAGCAAATCCAGCAATGTAGTGTTTCACAAGACTTTTTTGAAATGAAAGCTACAAGAATTGAGGATCAG GTGAAAGGCTGCTCAGACCAGATCCATAGACATGCAGAAGATAGGTGTCAAAATTCAATTTCGTTGGAAAATATTCGAAGGAGGCTGTTGGACTCAAGAAAATCTTCCCAACATGCTAAAGAATCTTTGGATGGACTACAAAGTAAAGTTAAAGATGGTCGAGCGAACCTTTCTTGCTTGCAGATAGAGTTGGAGAAAGAAAG GTTTGAGAAGAAAAGGGTGGAAGAGGAATTGGAAGCAGTAAAGAGGAAAGCTGAACATCTTAAAGCGCAAAAAGAGGGTTCTGTTGTGGAAAAACTTCAGCAAGAGCTCCAAGAATACAAGGAAATACTCAAGTGTAGTGTTTGCCTTGATAGGCCCAAGGAG GTTGTCATCACAAAATGCTTTCATCTGTTATGCAATCCATGTGTTCAGAAAGTAATCGAGACCCGCCATCGCAAGTGTCCTGTGTGTGCCGCAAGCTTCGGGCCTAACGATGTAAAGCCAGTTTACATCTGA
- the LOC110800339 gene encoding E3 ubiquitin-protein ligase BRE1-like 1 isoform X2: protein MASTGEPDRKRRHLSSISPTAAAAMAKKPPVTPLSEDKKLDTAVLQFQNQKLSQKLEVQKIEIMSLENKLAQRKERQQTYDKVLAVVDKGWNKLLDDLEARSVDKKGMVSSGGNVHHLGIVEDGSSSSADDVFLKRLKTGSPEPCLATNSLDQMIEDGDKACEKSRNILHNIVTVVDDLWRMKDGLYAAVLTALPEDDSGRRQPSNDMLAKVKNLRSALNDLHLKHKSLASELRKHEDGDFKNKAELSSFRGDLESVIKELEESNHELAAIKAEKDATKGAFFPVLNMANKHISNDRTADKQKEDLQDMESTLKESMALSSSRLQELKHLHEERIEILKKLSNLQGTLKNVKSISCARAFKLVKEELEKSKADVIQYQALFEKLQAEKDKVAWKEKEVVVRTELGDVFRRSLTTVGSRIDDLESEIQRQNDERKRIEAKLEEASREPGRKEIISNFKEFVSSFPEDMSSMQSKLRKYKETAANVHALRAEVQSLSNVLARKAKDLETLSRRSADQDADVQKLQAVVQDLKESDMELKLIVEMYRRESALTRNFLEARDREYKAWAHVHNLKSSLDEHNMEIRVKTAIEAEALSQQRLAAAEAEIADLREKCESSERDKSKFSNALKSKHEENEAYLSEIETIGQAYDDMQNQNQHLLQQITERDDYNIKLVLEGRCSKQTHDLLLTEKQSLQKQIQQCSVSQDFFEMKATRIEDQVKGCSDQIHRHAEDRCQNSISLENIRRRLLDSRKSSQHAKESLDGLQSKVKDGRANLSCLQIELEKERFEKKRVEEELEAVKRKAEHLKAQKEGSVVEKLQQELQEYKEILKCSVCLDRPKEVVITKCFHLLCNPCVQKVIETRHRKCPVCAASFGPNDVKPVYI from the exons ATGGCGAGTACAGGGGAGCCTGACCGAAAACGACGCCATTTGAGCTCTATTTCCCCTACTGCAGCTGCTGCCATGGCCAAGAAGCCGCCTGTCACGCCACTCTCGGAGGACAAGAAG CTTGACACTGCTGTACTTCAGTTCCAAAATCAGAAGCTCTCTCAAAAGCTTGAGGTACAGAAGATAGAAATTATGTCCCTTGAGAATAAATTGGCACAACGTAAAGAGAGGCAACAAACATATGATAAAGTGTTGGCGGTGGTCGATAAAGGCTGGAATAAG CTTCTCGATGACTTGGAGGCCCGATCTGTTGACAAAAAAGGCATGGTTAGCAGTGGAGGAAATGTTCATCATTTAGGTATCGTGGAGG ATGGTTCTTCCTCCTCTGCTGATGATGTATTTTTGAAGCGACTTAAAACAGGCTCACCTGAACCATGCTTAGCTACTAATTCCCTTGATCAGATGATAGAGGATGGGGATAAAGCTTGTGAAAAATCCAGAAATATTCTGCATAATATAGTGACTGTTGTAGATGACTTGTGGCGTATGAAAGATGGATTATATGCCGCCGTATTGACAGCACTTCCAGAGGATG ATTCAGGCAGACGGCAACCGTCCAATGACATGTTAGCAAAAGTTAAGAACTTGCGATCAGCTCTTAACGATCTTCATCTGAAACATAAATCACTTGCAAGTGAACTGCGTAAGCATGAGGATGGTGATTTTAAGAACAAAGCTGAACTGAGTTCTTTTCGAG GGGATCTGGAGAGTGTCATCAAAGAGTTGGAAGAAAGTAACCATGAGTTGGCAGCTATTAAAGCAGAGAAAGACGCAACAAAGGGGGCATTTTTCCCGGTCTTGAACATGGCAAACAAACATATTTCTAATGATAGGACAGCAgacaaacaaaaagaagatcTGCAAGATATGGAATCAACGTTGAAGGAGTCAATG GCTCTGTCATCTTCCCGACTACAAGAACTTAAGCATTTGCATGAGGAAAGGATAGAAATTTTAAAGAAGCTTTCCAATTTGCAG GGAACATTAAAAAATGTGAAGTCTATATCATGTGCAAGAGCCTTTAAGTTAGTGAAGGAAGAACTTGAGAAGTCTAAAGCTGATGTTATCCAGTATCAAGCTTTATTTGAAAAACTTCAG GCCGAGAAAGACAAGGTTGCATGGAAAGAAAAAGAAGTAGTTGTAAGAACTGAATTAGGTGATGTTTTTCGAAGGTCTTTGACCACAGTTGGTTCTAGAATTGATGACCTTGAATCGGAGATACAAAGGCAAAATGATGAAAGAAAGCGGATAGAAGCCAAGCTGGAAGAAGCTTCTAGAGAACCAG GAAGGAAAGaaataatttcaaactttaAGGAGTTTGTTTCTTCATTTCCTGAGGACATGAGCTCTATGCAAAGTAAGCTGCGCAAGTACAAGGAAACAGCGGCGAATGTCCATGCTCTGCGTGCTGAAGTCCAATCCCTCTCCAATGTTCTTGCCAGGAAG GCcaaagatttggagacattatcccGTAGGTCAGCTGATCAAGATGCTGATGTGCAGAAATTACAAGCTGTG GTTCAGGATCTGAAAGAAAGTGATATGGAATTAAAACTTATTGTAGAGATGTACAGACGTGAATCTGCCTTAACAAG AAATTTCTTAGAGGCGAGGGATAGGGAGTACAAGGCATGGGCCCATGTGCATAACCTGAAGTCTTCTCTTGATGAACACAATATGGAAATACGTGTGAAAACAGCTATTGAAGCAGAGGCTTTATCCCAACAACGTCTAGCTGCCGCGGAAGCTGAAATTGCAGATCTGAGGGAGAAGTGTGAATCTTCTGAAAG GGACAAGTCAAAGTTTTCTAATGCTTTAAAGTCTAAGCATGAAGAGAATGAAGCCTATTTGTCCGAGATCGAG ACTATTGGTCAGGCCTATGATGACATGCAAAACCAAAACCAGCACCTGCTGCAGCAAATTACTGAGAGAGACGACTATAACATCAAG CTGGTACTGGAAGGTCGATGCAGTAAACAGACGCACGATCTTCTACTTACGGAGAAACAAAGTTTGCAGAAGCAAATCCAGCAATGTAGTGTTTCACAAGACTTTTTTGAAATGAAAGCTACAAGAATTGAGGATCAG GTGAAAGGCTGCTCAGACCAGATCCATAGACATGCAGAAGATAGGTGTCAAAATTCAATTTCGTTGGAAAATATTCGAAGGAGGCTGTTGGACTCAAGAAAATCTTCCCAACATGCTAAAGAATCTTTGGATGGACTACAAAGTAAAGTTAAAGATGGTCGAGCGAACCTTTCTTGCTTGCAGATAGAGTTGGAGAAAGAAAG GTTTGAGAAGAAAAGGGTGGAAGAGGAATTGGAAGCAGTAAAGAGGAAAGCTGAACATCTTAAAGCGCAAAAAGAGGGTTCTGTTGTGGAAAAACTTCAGCAAGAGCTCCAAGAATACAAGGAAATACTCAAGTGTAGTGTTTGCCTTGATAGGCCCAAGGAG GTTGTCATCACAAAATGCTTTCATCTGTTATGCAATCCATGTGTTCAGAAAGTAATCGAGACCCGCCATCGCAAGTGTCCTGTGTGTGCCGCAAGCTTCGGGCCTAACGATGTAAAGCCAGTTTACATCTGA